GACGAGGTGAATCTCGTCAGTGTCGAGCGAATCGAGCGAGTTGAGGGTGTCGGCAGAGCGGGCGCGCGAGCGGGCGGTGAGCACCGCATCCAGCACGCGCAAAATCGTGAACAGGCCGACGGCGAGGATCACGAGCATGATCAGGGTCGCGAACAGGCCTTCGGTGTCGTTCGCGTCGCGGAAAAGGGTGAGCAGCATGCCGAGGCCGCGGCCGCCCATCGTGAACTCGCCGACGACGGCGCCGGTGATCGAGAGGGCGGTGCCGGCGCGCAGGCCCGCGAGCACGCTCGGCATCGCGAGCGGCGCCTCGACCCAGAGCAGGGTCTGCCACCAGTTCGCGCCGTCGAGACGCGCCGCTTCGATGACATCGCTCGGCAGGGCGCGCACGCCGAGGATCGTCGTGACGAGCATCGGGAAGAACGCGACGACCGCGCAGAGCATGGCGATCGGGGTGAGGCCGTAGCCGATCCAGAGCGCGAGCAGGGGCGCGACCGCGACGGCGGGGATCGCCTGTGACGCCGTGACGTAGGGCGTGAGCGCAAGGTCGACCCACACGACGCGGGCGATGAGGTAGCCGAGGGGCACCGCCACGAGCACCGCGATGAGCGTGCCGAGCAGCGCTTCGACGAGGGTGACGCCGGTGTACTGCAGCAGTGGGCCGTCGACGATCTCGGTGAAAAAGCGCACCGCGAGTGCGCTGGGCGTGGGCAGGAACTCCTCGCTGATGACGCCGCTGCGCACCGCGAGCTCCCAAACCGTGAGGAGCACGACGGCGAGGGCCGCCGGCGCGACAAAGCGCGGCCAGGCGCGGCTCGTGCGCTCCATCGGGTCCTCCAGATCTGGCCCCGGGGTTACGCACTGCTCGACGTTCGTGAACGTCAGGTACCGCGCGCCTCCCATCCGGACTTTAACCGTCGGTTTCGGAATTGCACCGAATCAGCCGCATCGTGAGATGCGGGTCGCGGACTTTACCGCCGGCTCGGATTTTCACCGACCCCGGAGCACGTGTACTCGTTCGTTCACTGTACACGCGCCCCGGAACCAGGCGACGGTTTGTTACTGCCCGAGCAATTCGTCCGTGGTGACGAGGGTGATGAGCGGGTCGAGCAGGCCGAGGAGTTCGAGTGCCTTCGCGTGGGCGTCATCGGTGCCGCCAGCGCAGGCGTCGGTCACCACGATCACCTTGCGGCCAGCGTCGATGGCGCCGAGGGCGGTGCCGAGTACGCAGCAGTCGGTGGCGACGCCAGTAAGAATGAGCGGCGTCGTGATCGGCAGGCGGGCGAGTTCGTTGCCCCACTTCGAGAACATTGGGGCGTCGAGGGTGTCGGATGCGGTGAGCGAGCCGATCTCGAGCTCCCACGCTGGGTCGTCGGGCGGGAGTCGAGTGGTGGGCCAGCGGTCGTAGTACTCGCGCCAGGTGCCAACCTCGGCAGGGTCGCGCACGAAGCGGGTGAAGATGGGCGGCGTCGAGACGGCGGCCGCGAGCCGTTCGATGTTGCGCAGGGCGGCGTCGAAGCCGGCACAGCACCACACACTGTCGGGGTCTCGGAAGACCCGCTGCATGTCGATGGCAATGAGTTGTGCGTCGGCGGGAATCACGGTGCTGCCTCCGAGATCGAGTTGAAGGATGCTCTCCTATCGATTGTGCCCCGGCGCGGGCTCAGTCGGCAGTGGCTTGGTTCTGCAACTCATGGAATGCGGCGACCGAGGCCGATTCGCCTGAGGCCACGACGTGGCGGCGCGCAATGAGCTCGGCCATCAACGGGTCCTTCATCTGGATGGCGTTGACGATCTTCTCGTGCTCGCTCAGCGAGTCTTCGAGGCGACCTGGCAGCCGGATCGTCTGCTGCACGATCTGCTGGTAGGCGAGCTGGTTCATGAGCAGGTCGTAGTGCACGGAGAGCTTCTGGTTGTCGGCCCCGCGCACCAGGGTCGTATGGAAGTGATGAACGAGTTCGGAATAGGCCTGACGATCGCCCGCGGCAACCGCGTCCTTTTCTTTTTGGACATTGTCGATCAATACCTCGAGATCTTCAGTGTGGCCTCGGCGAGTAAGCAGATTGGCCGCGAGCCCTTCGAGAGATTCCTTGAGCTGAAAGAGTTCGATGACCTCGCGCTGCGTGGGCTTGCGCACAAATGTGCCGACGCGCGGGCGGATTTCGATGAGGCCTTCAATCTTCAATTGTTTAAAGGCTTCGCGAATCGGTGTGCGACTGACGTCGAGTTGTTCTGCGAGGCGAGTCTCCGCGAGGAGGTCGCCGGGCATGAACTCGCCGTTGACGATCTTCGCTCGGATGCGGTCAAGTACCGGCGCATCGTCGGGCTGCGGTGACCCCATGGCTACCTCCGTTGCATGCATGTGGCGGGCACTTATGACATTACAGGAGTGCTCTTGTATGCCACAAGCGGAGATCGAGCCCAACAATCTCGCCAAAATTGCCCGGAAAACATGCTTGACACGATGTTGTGACCTGGATACGGTCATGATGTCATGCATACAAGATGCGTCACGGTTGATCCATGTGGCGCACTTGACGAGGGGATGATGGTGACCACAATCACAGATGACCAAGTGTCGAAGACGACCGCCTCCACCACCACCGTGGAACTGATCGATTGCGCGATCACGTTCCCTGACCAAGGCTCGGGCACCTACACGGCCGTTCGAGATATTTCACTAACTGCTGAAGCGGGCAAATTCACTTCAGTTGTGGGGCCAACAGGTTCCGGTAAGTCGACAATTCTCAACATGTCGGCCGGGCTATTGAACCCAACTCAGGGCACCGTTCTGGTGAAAGGCCGCGAACTCAAGGGCCTGAATAAAGAAGCTGGATATCTCTTTCAGCAAGACGCACTGCTTCCGTGGCGTACGGCGCTCGATAACGTCGCGCTAGCGCTGAACTATCGGGGCATCTCTTCTGCCGAGGCGAAGAAGGAAGCCACAGAGTGGCTTGCTCGAGTCGGTTTGAAAGGGTTTGAGAAGCGGTTCCCCGCTCAGCTCAGCGGTGGACAGCGCCGGCGCGTATCCATGGCGCAGATGTGGATCACGAACCCAAGCCTGATCCTCATGGACGAACCGTTCTCTGCCCTGGACGTGCAAACACGCCTCGTCATGGAGGGCGAGCTGCTCAACCTGTGGTCGGCAAACCGTGCGGCCACGCTCTTTGTTACGCACGATTTGGACGAAGCCGTCGCGCTGTCGGACGAAATCATTGTGCTCAGCGCCGGTCCCGCGAGCAACATCGTTGGCCGCTTCGAAGTGCCACTTGAACGGCCCCGTGACTTGCTTGAGATCAAGCGCGACCCGGTGTTTCAGCGCATCTACAGCGAGGTCTGGGACTGCCTCAAAGAGGAAGTTATGAAGACGTACCACCTGACCGAGGGGGAGGCGGAGTAGCCATGACGCAACTCGCATCATCCACAGAAGCCCTGATCACCTCTTCGGAGAACAATACGAAGACCAAGGCCGTGCGTCCCGCGCAGCAACTGCGCGCGAAGAAGGCACGCATGCTGCTGTACCAGATCATCGTTGGCGTCATCCTGCTGGCCCTGTGGCAGCTGGGTTCGACAACGGGTGTGCTGGACACTTTCTTCTTTAGCGAACCCACGATGGTGTTCTCGCGCATCGTCGAATGGTTTGCGACGGGTTCGATCTACACCCACTTGATCGCGACGACGCAGGCGACGCTCCTCGCGTTCATCATCGGTGTTCTTGGCGGCATGGCGTTTGGCGTGTTGTTTGGCCGAGTTGACTTCCTAGCGCAGCTGTTCGACCCGTTCATCAAGATGATCAATGCCCTCCCGCGTCTGGTCCTCGCCCCGATCTTCCTGCTGTGGTTCGGCATCGGCATTGGTTCGAAGGTTGCACTCGCGGCGACGCTGGTGTTCTTCGTCGTGTTCTTCAACACCCTCGAGGGCATGCGCAGCGTGCCTCGTGTGCTGGTCAACAACTCCAAGATGCTCGGTGCCTCCGAGTGGCAGCTGCTCAAGAGCGTGTACCTGCCGAGCGCGGTGAGCTGGATTTTCTCGAGCCTGCACACGAGTGTCGGTTTCGCCATTACCGGTGCCGTGATCGGTGAGTACCTCGGCGCCTTCAGGGGTATTGGTTACGTCATTGCCCAGGCGCAGGGAACCTTCGATACGACGAGCGTGTTTGCCGGCATGGTCGTGCTCATGGTCTTCGTCTTGATCATCGAATACTTCATCACGCTGGCCGAAAAGCGCCTCCTTCGCTGGCGCGCAGTCGGCACCAACTAACAAATTCACGACGGTCTGCAAGATCTTTAGCTTTAGGAATTAGTCATGAGGAACAAACTTTCACGACTCGCCGCCGGACTTACTGTCGCCGCGTTGGGTATTGGTCTCGCAGGTTGCGCTGATAGCGGCAGCGCATCTCAAGCAAATTCCGGTGACGCAACAGTCATTGCTGTTGCCGGTCTGACCAACCTGCACAACATCCCGCTCGTACTCGCTGACGAACTCGGCTACTTCGAGGAAGAGGGCGTGAACGTCCAGCTCAGCGACCTGCAGTCGGGCACCAAGGCCCTCGAGGCCGTCGAGTCGGGCTCTGCGCCGATCGCAGCAAGCTTCTACGACCACACACTGCGTATGCAGTCGAAGGGGCGCGGCTACACCTCCTTCGTCGTGCTCTCGGACAGTCCTGGCGCTGTGCTGGCGACGCCTCCGAGCAGCTCGGGGGAAGTCACGAGTATCGCCGACCTCAAGGGGCAGCCGGTCGGTATCGCCGCTCCCGGCTCGGCGGAGCAAGCGTACTTCGAGCAGGCGCTGCAGGAAAACGGCATGGAGCTCTCGGACGTCAGCCTCGTCACCACCGGCACCGGCTCGAGCGCCGTTGCAGCCATGGAGGGTGGACAGGTCGTCGCAGGATGGATGTTCGAGCCCGCGTTCTCGCAGTTCGAGGAGCGCAACGACGGAACCGGCATCCTGATCGACACCC
The Gulosibacter sediminis genome window above contains:
- a CDS encoding cysteine hydrolase; the encoded protein is MIPADAQLIAIDMQRVFRDPDSVWCCAGFDAALRNIERLAAAVSTPPIFTRFVRDPAEVGTWREYYDRWPTTRLPPDDPAWELEIGSLTASDTLDAPMFSKWGNELARLPITTPLILTGVATDCCVLGTALGAIDAGRKVIVVTDACAGGTDDAHAKALELLGLLDPLITLVTTDELLGQ
- a CDS encoding ABC transporter substrate-binding protein is translated as MRNKLSRLAAGLTVAALGIGLAGCADSGSASQANSGDATVIAVAGLTNLHNIPLVLADELGYFEEEGVNVQLSDLQSGTKALEAVESGSAPIAASFYDHTLRMQSKGRGYTSFVVLSDSPGAVLATPPSSSGEVTSIADLKGQPVGIAAPGSAEQAYFEQALQENGMELSDVSLVTTGTGSSAVAAMEGGQVVAGWMFEPAFSQFEERNDGTGILIDTRTHEGTTELFGEGGYAAETLYTKNEWLQANPDTAQAIVNATVRAIKWMHEHTAEEIAEAMPQDLIGDDFDSYVDVLDKNLEIYTDDGLMPEGGYEANVQLLESAEGLTDLRPTETFTNEYAEKANEASE
- a CDS encoding ABC transporter ATP-binding protein, translated to MSKTTASTTTVELIDCAITFPDQGSGTYTAVRDISLTAEAGKFTSVVGPTGSGKSTILNMSAGLLNPTQGTVLVKGRELKGLNKEAGYLFQQDALLPWRTALDNVALALNYRGISSAEAKKEATEWLARVGLKGFEKRFPAQLSGGQRRRVSMAQMWITNPSLILMDEPFSALDVQTRLVMEGELLNLWSANRAATLFVTHDLDEAVALSDEIIVLSAGPASNIVGRFEVPLERPRDLLEIKRDPVFQRIYSEVWDCLKEEVMKTYHLTEGEAE
- a CDS encoding GntR family transcriptional regulator codes for the protein MTVSRSQHRVKHVFRAILARLLGSISACGIQEHSCNVISARHMHATEVAMGSPQPDDAPVLDRIRAKIVNGEFMPGDLLAETRLAEQLDVSRTPIREAFKQLKIEGLIEIRPRVGTFVRKPTQREVIELFQLKESLEGLAANLLTRRGHTEDLEVLIDNVQKEKDAVAAGDRQAYSELVHHFHTTLVRGADNQKLSVHYDLLMNQLAYQQIVQQTIRLPGRLEDSLSEHEKIVNAIQMKDPLMAELIARRHVVASGESASVAAFHELQNQATAD
- a CDS encoding ABC transporter permease, with product MGGARYLTFTNVEQCVTPGPDLEDPMERTSRAWPRFVAPAALAVVLLTVWELAVRSGVISEEFLPTPSALAVRFFTEIVDGPLLQYTGVTLVEALLGTLIAVLVAVPLGYLIARVVWVDLALTPYVTASQAIPAVAVAPLLALWIGYGLTPIAMLCAVVAFFPMLVTTILGVRALPSDVIEAARLDGANWWQTLLWVEAPLAMPSVLAGLRAGTALSITGAVVGEFTMGGRGLGMLLTLFRDANDTEGLFATLIMLVILAVGLFTILRVLDAVLTARSRARSADTLNSLDSLDTDEIHLVPPAEPSPKGSAHV
- a CDS encoding ABC transporter permease: MTQLASSTEALITSSENNTKTKAVRPAQQLRAKKARMLLYQIIVGVILLALWQLGSTTGVLDTFFFSEPTMVFSRIVEWFATGSIYTHLIATTQATLLAFIIGVLGGMAFGVLFGRVDFLAQLFDPFIKMINALPRLVLAPIFLLWFGIGIGSKVALAATLVFFVVFFNTLEGMRSVPRVLVNNSKMLGASEWQLLKSVYLPSAVSWIFSSLHTSVGFAITGAVIGEYLGAFRGIGYVIAQAQGTFDTTSVFAGMVVLMVFVLIIEYFITLAEKRLLRWRAVGTN